Below is a genomic region from Bordetella pertussis 18323.
AATCGAGCGGGCGATCGATCAGCACATCGACAACCACCCCGACCTCAAGCAAGACTGCGAGCTGCTGAACTCCATCCCCGCCATCGGGCCTCAGGCCGGCAACGCCATCCTGGCCGTCATGCACAATCGGCATATCGACTCCGCCCAGAGCCTGGCCGCCTATCTCGGGGTGGTCCCTGTGCAGCGCCAATCCGGCAGCAGTCTGAACAGCTGCGCACGCCTGTCCAAAGCCGGCCCCTCCCAGGTGCGCGCCACGTTATACATGGCGGCCCTGGTTGGGACCCGCCACAACCCCCACATCCGCGCCCTTTACCAGCGCCTGCTCAAAGCAGGAAAAAGCAAAAAGGCCGCGCTGGGCGCGGCCATGAGAAAACAGGTGCATCTGTGCTTCGGGGTCCTCAAAAACCGCATCCCCTACCAGCCCAATTACGCCATGAACGGTTGACTGCCAAGACGGTATCTGTCCCCGCAGGGAGGGCGCCTGTCCCAGCGGGGACGGGCACCTGGGGCGCTGGCAAGTAGAAGTCAGCGGGAGCCAGTCCCCGTTCGGGGACAGGCTCCCGGGTATATTGCTTTTTCTTATGTTTTCACGATTTCTTATTCTTTGTGGAAAAATAGGCGCGTTGCTAGAGTGCTCAGTTCCGCGGGGCGCTGCGCCCCGTCCACCTCTTCCTGTGGAGCACGCGCCATGAACTTCTCCTTGCGCAAACTGCTGCTTGCCGGCCTGGTGCCGCTGGCCATGATCGGCACGGCCGTCCAGGCCGACGACCTGGCCGCCATCAAGGCGGCCGGCGTCATCAAGATCGGCACCGAGGGGACCTACGCCCCGTTCAGCTATCACGACGCCAGCAACAAGCTGACCGGCTTCGACGTGGAGATCGGCCGCGCCATCGCCCAGAAGCTGGGCGTGAAAGCCGAGTTCGTCGAAGGCAAGTGGGACGGGCTGATCGCCGGCCTGGACGTCAAGCGCTACGACGCCGTCATCAACCAGGTCGGCATCACCGATGCGCGCAAGGCCAAGTACGATTTCTCGGACCCCTACATCTCGTCGCAGGCCGCGCTGATCGTGCGCGAGGACAACCAGGCCATCAAGTCGTTCGCCGACCTGAAGGGCCGCAAGTCGGCCAATACCCTGACCAGCAACTTCGGCAAGCTGGCGCAGAGCTATGGCGCCGAAGTGGTGCCGGTGCAGGGGTTCAACGAAGCCATCGACCTGCTCATGTCGGGCCGCGTCGAGGCCACGGTCAACGACAACCTGTCGTTTCTCGACTTCAAGAAGCAAAAGCCCAACGCCAAGGTCAAGGTGGCAGCCTACGACAAGAGCAAGGAGTTCAGCGAATCGGGCGTGCTGATCCGCAAGAACAACCCCGAGCTGCAGGCCGCCATCAACAAGGCGCTGGCCGAGCTGAAGGCCGACGGCACCTACCGGAAGATCTCCGAGCAGTACTTCGGCGCCGACCTGTCGGCCGCCCAGTAAAGCCCGCCGCCGGCCCCGCCCGGCGGCGCCGCCCCTCCCCGCCCGCAACGCACAGGAGCCCCCATCGTGCCGGCCTGGCTACAGCTCATGCTCGATTCGTTCTGGCCCCTGCTGCACGCGGGGTTGATGTTCACCGTGCCGCTGACGCTGCTGTCGTTCGCCGCGGGCCTGGCGCTGGCCTTCGTGGTGGCGCTGCTGCGGCTGTTCGGCCCCTGGCCCATCGTGGCGCTGATGCGCTTCTACGTCTGGCTGATCCGCGGCACGCCGCTGCTGGTGCAGTTGTTCGTGATCTTCTATGGCCTGCCCAGCGTCGGCATCGTGCTCGACCCGCTGCCGGCCGCCCTGATCGGCTTCACGCTGAACGTCGGCGCCTACAACTCGGAAGTGATTCGCGGCGCCATCGAATCCATCCCCAGGGGCCAATGGGAAGCGGCCTATTCGCTGAGCATGACGCGCGGCCAGGCCATGCGCCGCACCGTGCTGCCGCAGGCCGCGCGGGTGGCGGTGCCGCCGCTGGCCAATTCGTTCATCGCGCTGGTCAAGGACACCTCGCTGGCGGCGGTGCTGACCGTGCCCGAAATCTTCCAGGCCGCCCAGCGCATCGCGGCGGTGACCTACGAGCCGCTCATTCTCTATACCGAGGCGGCGCTGATCTACCTGGTGTTCAGTTCGGCCCTGTCCTCGCTGCAGGTGCGCCTGGAAAAACGCTTCGGCCAGCACGCCGTCTTCGCGGAGCAACATCGATGATAGGGCTGCAAGGCATAGACAAGAGCTTCGGCGGCAACCGGGTATTGCACGGCGTGGACGTCGTCATTCCCGAGGGCAGCGTCACGGCCCTGATCGGCCCTTCGGGCAGCGGCAAGAGCACGCTGCTGCGCTGCGTGAACCTGCTGGAGATTCCCGAGGCCGGTGTGCTGCGGCTGGGGCCGGAAACACTGGCGTTCGACGGTCGGCGCCCGGCGCGCGACGCCGTGCAGCGCATCCGCCGCCAGACCGGGATGGTGTTCCAGAACTTCCAGCTGTTTCCCCACCAGAGCGTGATCGACAACGTCATGGAAGGCCTGGTCACGGTGCAGCGCTGGGACAAGCCGCGCGCCCGTGCGCGCGCCATGGAGCTGCTGGAGAAAGTCGGCATGACCGCCAAGGCCGACGCCTGGCCGGTCACGCTGTCGGGCGGCCAGCAGCAGCGCGTGGCCATCGCCCGCGCGCTGGCGCCGTCGCCGCGCGTCTTGCTGTGCGACGAGCCGACCTCGGCGCTGGACCCGTCGCTGGCCATCGAAGTGGTGGACGTGCTGCGCCGGCTGGCCGGCGAAGGCATGACCATGCTGATGGCCACCCACGACCTGCGGCTGGCCGCCAGCATCGCCCAGCAGGTGGTGTTCCTGGAGGGCGGCGCGGTGGTCGAGGCGGGTACGCCGCGCGAAGTCTTCGCGCAGTCGCGCGATGCGCGCACCGCCGCGTTCGTCTCGACCCTGACCCAGGGCCTGCCCGAGGAATGGAGCGCGCCCGCCTAGGTGTGAAGATTCAATAGGTTGTATGCATGGTTCATCCGAACCGGATTTGAGAAACTGGAAATCGCCACCCCCCCAGTTCACTCAAGGAGCCCGGCCGGATGAACACCCATAAGCATGCCCGATTGACCTTCCTACGTCGACTCGAAATGGTCCAGCAATTGATCGCCCATCAAGTTTGTGTGCCTGAAGCGGCCCGCGCCTATGGGGTCACCGCGCCGACTGTGCGCAAATGGCTGGGCCGCTTCCTGGCTCAGGGCCAGGCGGGCTTGGCCGATGCGTCCTCGCGCCCGACGGTCTCGCCCCGAGCGATTGCGCCGGCCAAGGCGCTGGCTATCGTGGAGCTGCGCCGCAAGCGGCTGACCCAAGCGCGCATCACCCAGGCGCTGGGCGTGTCAGCCAGCACCGTCAGCCGCGTCCTGGCCCGCGCCGGTCTGTCGCACCTGGCCGACCTGGAGCCGGCCGAGCCGGTGGTGCGCTACGAGCATCAGGCCCCCGGCGATCTGCTGCACATCGACATCAAGAAGCTGGGACGTATCCAGCGCCCTGGCCACCGGGTCACGGGCAACCGACGCGATACCGTTGAGGGGGCCGGCTGGGACTTCGTCTTCGTGGCCATCGATGACCACGCCCGCGTGGCCTTCACCGACATCCACCCCGACGAGCGCTTCCCCAGCGCCGTCCAGTTCCTCAAGGACGCAGTGGCCTACTACCAGCGCCTGGGCGTGACCATCCAGCGCTTGCTCACCGACAATGGCTCGGCCTTTCGCAGCCGCGCCTTCGCCGCGCTGTGCCATGAGCTGGGCATCAAGCACCGCTTTACCCGACCTTACCGCCCACAGACCAATGGCAAGGCCGAACGCTTCATCCAGTCGGCCTTGCGTGAGTGGGCTTACGCTCACACCTACCAGAACTCCCAACACCGAGCCGATGCCATGAAATCCTGGCTACACCACTACAACTGGCATCGACCCCACCAAGGCATCGGGCGCGCTGTACCCATCTCCAGACTCAACCTGGACGAATACAACCTATTGACAGTTCACAGCTAGGGCGCCCGCCGCCGCCGTGCCGGACCGCGCCCCCCGCGCGCCGCGTCCATGCCCTCCTTCCTGCCTCCGTATTGCCATGACCCGCTTTCTGCAAGCCTGGGTGCCGCTTCTCGTTGCCGGCATCGCCCCGATCTGGATCCAAGCCCGCCTGCATGGCGACTCGTTCTCGCCGCGCGTCTATCTGCTGGGCGTCACCCTGATGCTGGCCTGCGCCCTGTTGTGGCGGCGCGCCTGGACGCGGCCGGCGGCCGTGCTGTTGTGCACGGTCCTGGCGGCGAACCTGGGGCTGGCGCAGTTCTGCTACCAAGCCTATGGCCAGCGCTTCAACTTCGGTTTTGCCTACAGCATCCTGACGACGAACTACGACGAGACCGTCCAGCTGCTCACCCAGCACTGGCGCTCGGCCGCGCTGACCCTGGCGGTGCTGGCGCTGCTGCTGTGGGTGGTGCGGCGCGCCGCGCACGAATTGCCCACGCGCTGGCTGGCCTTGGGCGCGGCCGCCACCGCGCTGGTCTTTTTCGGCTCGTGGCTGCGCTATGAGCTGGCGATGCGCGGCGCGGCGGACGAGTACTACCCATCGATCGAACGCACGGTTTCGCGTTCGCCGATGTTCAACATGCGCTATTTCATCCAGGCCAGCTACGACCAGTCGCTGCTCGACACGGCGGGCAGGCACCGCGTCACCCACGCGCTGACCCGGCGCGACACCGGCATCGACACCTATGTCGTCGTGGTGGGCGAATCGGCGCGGCGCGCCAACTGGGGGCTGTACGGCTACGCGCGCGACACCACGCCGCGGGCGGCGGCCGAACGCGACCGCATGACGCTGTACACCCAGGCCGCCGCGCCCGCGCCGCTGACCATCATGGCGGTGCCGCTGACCCTGAGCGCGGCCACGGTGGACAGCTACGACCCGCGGCTATTCGGCGACAACGTGGTGGCGCTGGCCGGCGACGCAGGGTTCCGCACTTACTGGCTGAGCAACCAGGCCAGGCTGGGCCGCTACGACACGTCCGTCACGGCCATGGCCAACATGGCCCATTTCAAGACCTGGGCCGACGCGCCGTACGACGAGGCCCTGTTGCCGCTGCTGGACGCGGCGCTGGCCGAGCCGGGCAGGAAAGTGGTCTTCCTGCATATCAATGGCAATCACGACAACTACTGCACGCGCTACCCGGAAACGGCCACGGTGTACCAGGGCGGCGCGCCCTACGAGGACTGCTACGACAATTCGATCCGCTATGTGGACGCGCTGCTGGGCGCGGTGATGGACCGGCTGCGCGAGCGGCGCGCCTCCTTGCTGTTCTACCCCGACCACGGCCTGGAGCGCCACGAGAGCGTGCTGGGCACGTTCTATCACGGCGGCGTGCGGCCCTCGCGCGTGGCATTCGATATTCCTATGTTCATCTGGAACAGTCCCGCCGCGCCGGCCCCGGCACGGCGCGAATACGACGCGCCCTATTCCACCGAGGACAACTATGGGTTGATCCTGGACTGGCTGGGCGTGGCGACCGGCGTGGACGATTGCAAGCACCGTCCCGCCGCCCCGGCTTGCGCGGGCCGGCCGGTACGGGTGATCGACGCCAAGCGCGACGTTTATGCATACGCCGACCTGGCGCCGCACCCGGACGGCCGCCGCCCGGCCACGCCCCCGCGGGTGGGACCGCGCGATCAGGCGCTCAACGTGCGCTGATAGACGGCCAGCGTGGCCTGCGCGAAATCGCGCAGGCCGAACTCGCGCTCGGCCGTGGCGCGCGCCTGGCGGCCCATCTCGGCCAGCCGCTCCGGCTGCTCCAGCATCTCGCGCAACACCGCCGCGATGGCCGGCACGTCGCGCACCGGCACGACCCAGCCATCCCGGCCCGCGGTAATGTTCTCGGGCAGCCCGCCGGCGTTGCTGGCCAGCACCGGCCTGCCCAGCGCCATCATTTCGCGGCAGGCGAACGACAGGGCCTCGCGGTACGACAGCACATAGCCCGCATCGCAGGCGCCCAGCGCCTCGCGCACGTCGTCGAGCAGCCCGGGAAACACCATCTGGTCCTGCATGCCGTGTTCGCGCACGCGATCCAGCTTGGCCTGGTTGGGCGGATCGCCCGCCACCAGGATGCGGACGCGCTCGCGTAGCGGCGCGGGCAGGCTGCCCGCGGCAGCCACCAGGTCGAGCCAGCCCTTGTCGTAATCGGTGCCCCCCGCGCTGCCCAGCAGCAGCCGGCCCCGCCAGTCCGGGCCGAAATAGCGCTCGCGCCATTGCGCGGCGGTCGCGGCGTCGGGCGGCGCGTAGTAATCGGTGTCGATGCCGTGGCGCACGGTGGTGATGGGATGGCGGCTGTACGGCGAATCGGCCAGCAGGCCGTGCACATAGGCGCTGACCGCGATGCTGTGATCGGTGGCCAGCGTGGCGCGCAGGCGATTGCCCAGGCTGCCCAGCGGATGATCGTTGTGCTTGGTGAAGACGATGCGCGGACGGCGGCGCAGCCCCAGCGTGGCCAGCATGACCTGCTTGTGGTCGGCCGAGCCGTTGCAATGGATGATGTCGTAGCCGCCCTCGGCGATCAGCCGGCGCAGCGCCGCCCGGTCATGGAACCAGGACGACAGCCGCGTGGTGTACTGCATGTCCACCACCTCGACGCCGGGAATCTCGCGCGCATAGCGGTACAGCCGGCTGGTGCCGGGCACCGCCACGGTCAGGGCGTGCCCGGGCGCCAGCGCGCGCGCCAGGTTGATGACATAGGTGACATGGCCGCCGCCGTTGCGGCCATGGAAATTGGTGTACAGGATCTTCACTTGCGCGGCTCGGACAGGAACATCAGCTTGGCATAGCGGAAGAAGCTGCCGGCGGCGGCCGTCACGGCCAGGACCAGCCCGTGGCGCCCATCCAGGAAGCCGCGGCGGATCAGGTAGATGCGCACGAAGGTCCAGAAGCCATGGCCCAGCGCCGAGAACACCGTGGCGCGCTTGCCGCGCGCATGCATCATCGCGGCCGCATCCGAGGAATAGCGATTGACCTTGGCGATGAGGGCGTCGAAATTGTTGTACGGGTAGTGCAGGAAGTGCCCGCGCAGGCGCGCGGGCTGGCCCTGCGCCGGCACGACGCGCTCGTGCACGGCCGCATCGGTGAACCGCGCGCTGCCGCGCCGGAACAGGCGCAGCACGTAATCGGGCCACCAGCCGCTGTGACGGATGAAGCGGCCGCAGAAATCCGACAGCCGGGCGATTTCGTAGCAATCGGCCGTGGCGCCGGCCATGGCGGCCTGGATCTCGCTCGCCAGCTCGGGCGTGACGCGCTCGTCGGCATCGATGGACAGCACCCAGTCGCCCGTGGCCAGGTCCAGGGCACGGTTCTTCTGCGGTCCGAATCCCGGCCAGTCCGGCGTGACCTCGACGCGCGCGCCGAAATCGCGCGCCAGCTCGACGGTGTTGTCGGTGCTGCCCGAATCGACCACGATGAACTCGTCGGCGAAGGCCACCGACTCCAGGCATGCCAGGATGTTGGCCGCTTCGTTCTTGGTAATGATGATGACCGACAGCGTCATGCGCGCCTCCTCAGCTTTTTCTTCCAGGCCTTCCAGGCGTGATAGCGCGGGCCGATCCAGGGATGGCGCGCCAGCCAGATGCGGCGGTTGAGCCAGCCGCCGGCGCGGTTGCGCACCGCGAAGCGGTATATGTGTGCGGGATCGCCGCCCGGGACGTTCTGGCCCAGGGCGTCGGTGGTGTAGAGATGGCGAAAGCCGGCGTCGCGCGCCGCCTGCACATAGTCGGCGTCGAAATAGCCCTGGGGCCAGCACAGGTGGTCGCTGACCTCGCCCAGCCGGGCCTGCAGCGCCCGGCGCGAATCGGCCAGCTCCTGGACGATATGGGCGCGCTTGGCGGCGACGTCGGGGCCGCACTGCTTGTCCCAGCGCGTATGGGTATGGGTGTGCGAATGCACCTCGAAGGTGCCCGCCGCCAGCATGGCCTGCACTTCGCTCCAGCGCAGCATGACCTCGTCGGCGCGTCCGGCGGCGATCAGGCGCTTGCTTTCGTCGTGGTCGGGCGCGGGCGGCAGCGGCCCGTCCTGCCCGGCGCAGGGCCGCGCCGGACCATCGCCCAGCAGGCCGGTGATCAGGAACAGCACGGCCTTCATGCCGTGGCGCTGCAGGATCGGGTGGGCATACACCCAGTTGTTCAGGTATCCGTCGTCGAAGGTGATCAGCACCGATTTCTCGGGCACCGGGGCGCCGTCCAGGTAGGCGGCGAACTCGGCCGTGCCCAGCGAGCGGTAGCCGGCCCGCGCCAGCGCGGCGATCTGCCGTTCGAACACCTCGGGCGTGGCGGCGATCATGCCGCCGGCCGGGGTGACGTGGTGGTACATCAGCACCGGGACATTGGGCGCGTTACGCATGGCCGCGCTCCGCCAGCCACTGCCGGTAGATGGCCTCGGTGCGCTCGGCCAGCCGTTCGGGCGCGAAGACCTTTTCGTCGCGCACCATGCGCCGGCCGGCCTCGCCCATGCGGCGCCGCAACGCGCGGTCGTCGATCAGGCGGCGCAGCGCGGCGCCCAGCGCCGCCGGGTCGTCCACCGGCACCAGGATGCCGGTCTCGCCATCGCGCATCATCTCGGACACGCCGCCCACGTCGGTGCCGACGACCGGCAGGCCACAGGCTTCGGCCTCGACATAGACGGTGCCCGAAGCCTCCTGGCGGGTGGCCAGGGCGAACAGGTCGAAACCGGCCAGCAGGTTGGGGACGTCGTTGCGCGTGCCCATCAGGTGGATGCGCGCCTGCAGGCCCAGTTCGGCCACGTAGGCCTGGGTCTGCTCGAACATCGGCGAGCCGCCGCCGACGAACACCAGGTGCAGGTTGGCACGCTCGGCCATCAGCGGCCGCATGGCGTCGATGAGTTCGCGGTGCCCCTTGGTGGCGCGCATCACCGCCACGCAGCCGACCACGATATCGTCGGCCGCCAGGCCCAGCTCGCCGCGCAGGGTCGAGTGTTCGATGGGAGGCGGCAGCACGATGGGCGAATACACCGTGGCGATATGGCCGGCGGGTACGCCGCGTTCGATGAGGTGCTGGCGCACGTGGTCGCTGACCGTGGTGACGCGGTGCGGCAGCCCGGTATAGGACCAGAGCGAGCCGACCCTGTTGGACAGGTGGCGGGTACGCACGATCAGCGGCGTGCCCGCCAGCCGGCCGGCGGCCGCGGCGATCACGGTATCGCGCCGGCTGTGCGTGTTCAGCACGTCGTAGCGGCCCTGGCGCAGCAGGCGGCGCAGGCTCAGCACGCCGCGCAGGTAATTGCGCGGCCCGTCCATTTCCAGCGTGTGCACGGTGAAGCTGGCCTCGGCCAGGCGGCGCGCCAGCTGGGCCTGCGGCTGGCAGATCGCCTCCATGTGATGGCCGCGCTCGCGCATGGCCGTCATTTCCTTGAAGATGCGCCCTTCCTGGCCGCCGAAACTGGTGGCGGCTTCGGAATGCACGATACGCAATGGCCGCATCAGTAGGTGACCTCGACGCCGTCGGGCTTGGCCCAGTCGTTCAGGTTCTCGAGCAGCGTGTCGGCCATGCGCACGCGCCAGTCTTCGCCCAGCCGCACCGTGCACAGGAAATTGTTCCTGCGGTAGACCACGTCGACCGGCACGCCGGGCACGCCGTTCTCGGGCTCGGCCCGGAACGGGTTGAGCAGCTGGCGCAGGCGCGCCGCGTCGGCCTGGCCGTTGAGCCGGATGCGCAGCGACTTGGCGCGCGCCTCGCGCGCCAGCTGCAGGTCGTACAGCTGCTCGGCCACGATGCGCATGCCGCCGGAGTACTCGTCGTTGCTGACCTTGCCCTGCACCACCAGCAACTGGTCTTCGCGCAGGCGGCCGCGGTGCTTCTCGTACAGCTCGTTGAACACCGAGATCTCGATCTGCGCTGTGCCGTCGTCGAGCACGGCGAACACCATCTTGCCGCGCCGCGTCATCATGGTGCGCACGCCGGCCAGCACCCCGCACATCCATTGCAGGTCGCGCTGCGGCTCCAGGCGCGCCAGCTGCATGGGCACGATGCGGCGCACCTCGTCGCGCCAGGCGTCGAACAGGTGGCCGCTGAAGTAATAGCCCAGCGCCGTCTTTTCCTCGGTTAGCGTGGTGTGCAGGTTCCAGGGCGCGACCTTGGTCAGCTCGCCGGCGACCACGTCGCCGCTGTCGTCGCCGAACAGCGACGACTGGTTGGCGCTGCGCGCGGCCTGCTCGGCCGCCTCCATCGCCGTACCGACCGAGACCAGCATGGCGGCGCGGTTGGGTTCGATGGTATCGAACGCGCCGGCCTTGATCAGGGCCTCGATGGTGCGCCGGTTGACCGCGTGCTTGCTGACGCGGCGGCAGAAGTCGAACAGATTGGCGAACGGGCCGCCCTCCTGGCGCGCGCGCAGGATTTCCTCGACCGCGCCCTGCCCGGTGCCTTTGACCGCGCCCAGGCCGTAGCGCATGGTGCGCGGCGGTTTGCCCTGCTCGGTGTGCTTGTCCGCCACCGGTTCGAAGCGATAGCCCGAGGCGTTGACATCGGGCGGCAGCACCTCGACGCCGTTGTCCTGGGCGTCGCGCACGAAGATCTGCACCTTGTCGGTATCGTCCATGTCGGACGACAGCGTGGCGGCCAGGAACTCGGTGGGATGGTAGGCCTTCAGCCATGCGGTCTGGTAGGCGATCAGCGCATAGGCGGCCGAGTGCGACTTGTTGAAGCCGTAGCCCGCGAACTTCTCCATCAGGTCGAACAGCTTGACCGCCAGGTCGGGATCATGCCCCTTCTCGCGCGCGCCCTGCTCGAACAGTTCGCGGTGCTTGGCCATTTCCTCGGGCTTTTTCTTGCCCATGGCGCGCCGCAGCAGGTCGGCGCCGCCCAGCGAGTAGCCGCCGATGATCTGCGAGATCAACATCACCTGTTCCTGGTAGACGATGACCCCGTACGTGCTGCGCAGGGTGCCTTCCAGGTCCGGGTGGAAATAATCGACCGCGGCGCGGCCGTGCTTGCGGTTGACGAAATCGTCCACCATGCCGGATTCGAGCGGCCCCGGCCGGTACAGGGCCAGCATGGCGATGATGTCTTCGAAAGTGCTGGGGCGCAGCTTCTTGAGCAGCTCTTTCATGCCGCGCGATTCAAGCTGGAACACCGCGGTCGTGTTGGCGTCGCACAGCACCTTGTACGCGGCCTGGTCGTCCAGCGACAGGGCCATGACGTCGAAGTCGCGCTTGTCGGCATTGAACTGGCGCACGAAGCGCACCGCCCAGTCCAGGATGGTCAGGTTGCGCAGGCCCAGGAAGTCGAACTTCACCAGGCCGGCCGCCTCGACGTCGTCCTTGTCGAACTGGGAGACCGCGCTGTTCTCCTGGCCGGGCTGGCAATACAGCGGGCAGAAATCGGTCAGCTTGCCCGGCGCGATGAGCACCCCGCCGGCGTGCATACCGATGCTGCGCGTCAGGCCTTCGAGCGGGCGCGCCAGGTCGACCAGGGCGCGCACTTCCTCTTCCTGCTCGTAGCGGTCCTTGAAGGCCGGCTCGTCCTTGAGCGTGCGCTCCAGCGTCCACGGGTCGGCCGGGTTGAACGGGATCAGCTTGGACAGGGCATCGCAGAACAGGTAGGGCATGTCCAGCACGCGGCCGGCGTCGCGCACCACCGCCTTGGCGCCCAGGGTGCCGAAGGTGGCGATCTGGCTGACCGCCTCGCGCCCGTACTTCATCTTGACGTAGTCGATGACCCGTTCGCGGTTGTCCTGGCAGAAGTCGATATCGAAGTCAGGCATCGACACCCGCTCCGGATTCAGGAAGCGCTCGAACAGCAAGTCGTAGCGGATCGGATCCAGGTCGGTAATGCCCAGCGCGTAGGCCACCAGCGAGCCGGCGCCCGAGCCCCGCCCCGGCCCGACCGGAACGCCGTTGTTCTTGCCCCAGTTGATGAAGTCCTGCACGATCAGGAAGTAGCCGGGAAAGCCCATCTGGATGATGGTCTTGCACTCCCAGCGCAGGCGTTCGTAGTACTGGTCGCGCTTGGCGTTGCGCTCGGCCTCGTCGGGGAACAGGAACTGCAGGCGCTTTTCCAGGCCTTCCTCGGACAGCTGGACCAGGTAGTCGTCCAGCGTCACGCCGTCCGGCGTGGGGAAGTTCGGCAGGCGCGGCTTGCCCAGCACCAGGGTCAGGTTGCAGCGCCGCGCGATCTCGACCGTATTGGCCAGCGCCGAGGGCACGTCGGCGAAGCGGCGCGCCATTTCCTCGGAACTGAGCAGGTATTGGTCCTGCGTGTAGCGCCGCACCCGCCGCGGATTGGCGAGGATCTCGCCTTCGGCGATGCACACGCGCGCCTCGTGCGCCTGGAACTCGTCGCGGTCCAGGAACTGCACCGGATGGGTGGCCACCACCGGCAGCCCCGCCTCGGCGGCCAGCCGCATGGCGGCCTGGGTATAGGTTTCGTCGCCGTCGAAGCCGGCGCGCTGCAATTCGATGTAGTACGAACCCGGAAACAGCTGGCCCCACTGGCGCGCCAGCGACAGCGCCGTGACGGCATTGCCGGCTTCCAGCGCCTGGCCGACGTCGCCGCCGCGCGCGCCCGACAGCACGATCAGCCCTTCCTGGCCCTGCAGCCATTCGCGGCGCACCTCGGCGCGCCCCTTGTACTGATTCTCCAGGAACGAGCGCGTCAGCAGCTCGCACAGGTTGAGGTAGCCCTGGTGGTTGCGCACCAGCAGCAGGAGACGGAACGGCTTTTCGCGGTCATCGTCGTTGGTCAGCCAGACATCGCTGCCGGCCACCGGCTTGACCCCGGCGCCGCGCGCGCCCTTGTAGAACTTGATCAGGCCGAAGATGTTCGACAGGTCTGTCAGCGCCACGGCCGGCTGGCCCAGCTTGGCCACGCGCTTGATCAGATCGGAGATGCGCACGATGCCATCCGAGACGGAGAACTCGGAATGGACGCGCAAATGTACAAATGGGGGCGGGTTTGTTACGGCTTCGGACATGTCCGGAATTGTACCCAGTCGGGGCAGCCGCCGGCACGATTTCGCCCCCCTTCCGGGCCCGCTGGGCAGCCGCCTGTGTAACAATACCTGATTACCGATTTATCCCACGGATGCCGCAACGACGTCCTCTGCGCACCATGAAATGGCTGATCCCGGGCCTATGGCTGGCCTCTATCCTGTTTGCCCACTTCCGCGGCCGCGTGCGGCTGTCGCTGTCGCGCCAGATGCTGGACCACTCCGTGCTGCTGGC
It encodes:
- a CDS encoding polysaccharide deacetylase family protein, with translation MRNAPNVPVLMYHHVTPAGGMIAATPEVFERQIAALARAGYRSLGTAEFAAYLDGAPVPEKSVLITFDDGYLNNWVYAHPILQRHGMKAVLFLITGLLGDGPARPCAGQDGPLPPAPDHDESKRLIAAGRADEVMLRWSEVQAMLAAGTFEVHSHTHTHTRWDKQCGPDVAAKRAHIVQELADSRRALQARLGEVSDHLCWPQGYFDADYVQAARDAGFRHLYTTDALGQNVPGGDPAHIYRFAVRNRAGGWLNRRIWLARHPWIGPRYHAWKAWKKKLRRRA
- a CDS encoding glycosyltransferase family 4 protein, whose product is MRPLRIVHSEAATSFGGQEGRIFKEMTAMRERGHHMEAICQPQAQLARRLAEASFTVHTLEMDGPRNYLRGVLSLRRLLRQGRYDVLNTHSRRDTVIAAAAGRLAGTPLIVRTRHLSNRVGSLWSYTGLPHRVTTVSDHVRQHLIERGVPAGHIATVYSPIVLPPPIEHSTLRGELGLAADDIVVGCVAVMRATKGHRELIDAMRPLMAERANLHLVFVGGGSPMFEQTQAYVAELGLQARIHLMGTRNDVPNLLAGFDLFALATRQEASGTVYVEAEACGLPVVGTDVGGVSEMMRDGETGILVPVDDPAALGAALRRLIDDRALRRRMGEAGRRMVRDEKVFAPERLAERTEAIYRQWLAERGHA
- the dnaE gene encoding DNA polymerase III subunit alpha is translated as MSEAVTNPPPFVHLRVHSEFSVSDGIVRISDLIKRVAKLGQPAVALTDLSNIFGLIKFYKGARGAGVKPVAGSDVWLTNDDDREKPFRLLLLVRNHQGYLNLCELLTRSFLENQYKGRAEVRREWLQGQEGLIVLSGARGGDVGQALEAGNAVTALSLARQWGQLFPGSYYIELQRAGFDGDETYTQAAMRLAAEAGLPVVATHPVQFLDRDEFQAHEARVCIAEGEILANPRRVRRYTQDQYLLSSEEMARRFADVPSALANTVEIARRCNLTLVLGKPRLPNFPTPDGVTLDDYLVQLSEEGLEKRLQFLFPDEAERNAKRDQYYERLRWECKTIIQMGFPGYFLIVQDFINWGKNNGVPVGPGRGSGAGSLVAYALGITDLDPIRYDLLFERFLNPERVSMPDFDIDFCQDNRERVIDYVKMKYGREAVSQIATFGTLGAKAVVRDAGRVLDMPYLFCDALSKLIPFNPADPWTLERTLKDEPAFKDRYEQEEEVRALVDLARPLEGLTRSIGMHAGGVLIAPGKLTDFCPLYCQPGQENSAVSQFDKDDVEAAGLVKFDFLGLRNLTILDWAVRFVRQFNADKRDFDVMALSLDDQAAYKVLCDANTTAVFQLESRGMKELLKKLRPSTFEDIIAMLALYRPGPLESGMVDDFVNRKHGRAAVDYFHPDLEGTLRSTYGVIVYQEQVMLISQIIGGYSLGGADLLRRAMGKKKPEEMAKHRELFEQGAREKGHDPDLAVKLFDLMEKFAGYGFNKSHSAAYALIAYQTAWLKAYHPTEFLAATLSSDMDDTDKVQIFVRDAQDNGVEVLPPDVNASGYRFEPVADKHTEQGKPPRTMRYGLGAVKGTGQGAVEEILRARQEGGPFANLFDFCRRVSKHAVNRRTIEALIKAGAFDTIEPNRAAMLVSVGTAMEAAEQAARSANQSSLFGDDSGDVVAGELTKVAPWNLHTTLTEEKTALGYYFSGHLFDAWRDEVRRIVPMQLARLEPQRDLQWMCGVLAGVRTMMTRRGKMVFAVLDDGTAQIEISVFNELYEKHRGRLREDQLLVVQGKVSNDEYSGGMRIVAEQLYDLQLAREARAKSLRIRLNGQADAARLRQLLNPFRAEPENGVPGVPVDVVYRRNNFLCTVRLGEDWRVRMADTLLENLNDWAKPDGVEVTY